One genomic window of Anthonomus grandis grandis chromosome 3, icAntGran1.3, whole genome shotgun sequence includes the following:
- the LOC126734720 gene encoding uncharacterized protein LOC126734720, which produces MPTCNAEILSRVSWPSNESIHAGSSSSGSGLPSPDSPGCFSPGTTSPDSSLKRRRIRRTSSLGSVIREPFVIRSDARDLRSQTPVPQDSPREEEIYTSLASIIGWYPMFLLKMVNVIILAILPKTWKQLILALPMLWVSMWWWCVTQLIQLPLNIFRLFLSIIFTSKMPRKQKKRTVLISGGSTIQALHLARNLYSAGARVVVCEIQGAFALTRYSTAVSKFYTVPKPTSDQLQNYVRALCEIVDKEEAVYYIPVSATTPAYYDAVAKPHLELLGCSCFCPGIKEVWVLDDTLEVLKRCEKYGIITPNYYVVTSKEDVYRLYDTGTIRLGNYVMSTAGPSGLRDMAKVTLPLSRAELVLPNDITPQRPWVVVQDLEGDHYLTCTTVKESQVIANVTCKLDNKIHGLMPVDHHEIDQWLINFFSKLQLLRPVTGHVSFRFVVSKDTNTIKPLSSRVGISLPYICYTNVHPRLVWRPCKHFKRQNSGPLVNSNGTYIMPDAVLNTLKNPSLETVTELIGTVLDKREALFTYWDPLPYCAYYHMQLPLKNMLGFMRSKQDQFPRPLTTPVR; this is translated from the coding sequence ATGCCTACGTGCAATGCCGAAATATTATCGCGAGTGTCGTGGCCTAGTAATGAAAGCATTCATGCCGGTAGTAGTTCTAGCGGTTCTGGATTACCAAGTCCAGACTCACCAGGATGCTTTTCACCCGGTACAACTTCTCCAGATAGTTCACTAAAAAGAAGAAGGATTCGAAGAACATCGTCTTTGGGTAGTGTAATACGGGAGCCATTTGTTATAAGATCGGATGCCAGGGACTTGAGAAGTCAAACTCCGGTGCCTCAAGATAGTCCTAGAGAAGAAGAAATCTATACTTCCCTAGCTTCAATAATTGGCTGGTATCCtatgtttcttttaaaaatggttAACGTTATTATTTTGGCTATACTCCCAAAAACCTGGAAGCAGCTTATTCTCGCTTTACCAATGCTATGGGTATCCATGTGGTGGTGGTGTGTTACACAACTGATTCAACTACCACTAAATATTTTCCGTTTATTCTTGTCTATcatttttacttcaaaaatgCCTAGAAAACAAAAGAAACGTACAGTACTAATAAGTGGAGGAAGCACGATACAAGCTTTACATCTTGCAAGAAACCTTTACTCAGCTGGAGCTAGGGTAGTTGTTTGTGAAATACAGGGAGCATTTGCTTTAACTCGCTATTCTACAGCTGTTAGTAAATTTTATACTGTTCCGAAACCAACCAGTGATCAACTACAAAATTATGTTAGAGCTTTATGTGAAATAGTTGATAAGGAAGAAGCAGTTTATTACATACCGGTGAGTGCGACAACTCCCGCATATTATGATGCTGTTGCTAAGCCTCATCTTGAACTCCTTGGATGTAGTTGCTTTTGTCCAGGCATAAAAGAAGTTTGGGTCCTGGATGATACCTTGGAAGTATTAAAGAGATGCGAAAAGTATGGTATAATAACTCCAAACTATTATGTGGTTACTTCAAAGGAGGATGTCTACAGGCTTTATGACACCGGTACCATTAGGCTGGGAAATTATGTAATGTCAACAGCTGGACCCAGTGGCCTTAGAGATATGGCTAAAGTAACTCTGCCCCTCTCTAGAGCTGAATTGGTGCTTCCAAATGATATTACTCCTCAAAGACCTTGGGTAGTAGTCCAAGATTTAGAAGGGGATCATTATCTTACTTGTACCACAGTAAAAGAGTCTCAAGTCATTGCCAATGTGACTTGTAAACTCGACAATAAAATCCATGGGTTAATGCCTGTGGATCATCATGAGATTGATCAATGGTTAATCAATTTCTTTAGCAAATTACAACTGCTTAGGCCTGTTACGGGTCATGTAAGTTTTAGATTTGTTGTCTCAAAGGATACCAACACTATTAAGCCTTTAAGCAGTCGGGTTGGAATTTCGTTGCCTTATATTTGCTACACAAATGTCCACCCTCGTCTAGTATGGAGACCatgcaaacattttaaaaggcaGAATTCAGGTCCATTGGTGAACAGTAATGGGACATATATAATGCCTGATGCAGTtctaaacactttaaaaaacccTTCTTTAGAGACAGTAACGGAGCTAATCGGCACTGTTTTGGACAAACGGGAAGCTTTATTCACCTACTGGGATCCACTACCATATTGTGCATATTACCATATGCAGTTACCACTGAAAAATATGTTGGGATTTATGCGTAGCAAACAGGACCAGTTCCCCAGGCCTTTAACAACGCCGGtacgttaa